The Candidatus Eisenbacteria bacterium genome has a window encoding:
- the rsfS gene encoding ribosome silencing factor produces MTADKLANRAAKLALQKKAVDVVVLNLKPFGTVCDYFVICSGESERHVGAIADSVQEGLEAKGTHAWHLEGYARKRWVLIDYVDVVVHIFHEKTRQYYLLERLWGDAEKEEFSD; encoded by the coding sequence TTGACTGCGGACAAACTTGCTAACAGGGCCGCGAAGCTTGCCCTTCAGAAAAAAGCTGTTGATGTAGTAGTTCTTAACTTGAAACCTTTCGGTACAGTCTGCGACTATTTTGTCATTTGCAGTGGAGAAAGTGAGCGGCATGTGGGGGCAATCGCGGATAGTGTTCAGGAGGGGCTCGAAGCAAAGGGAACCCATGCCTGGCACCTTGAGGGCTATGCCAGGAAAAGGTGGGTGCTCATTGATTACGTGGACGTGGTTGTCCACATTTTTCATGAGAAAACCAGGCAATACTATCTTCTCGAAAGGCTGTGGGGCGATGCCGAAAAAGAAGAGTTTTCCGACTAA